One Poecile atricapillus isolate bPoeAtr1 chromosome 32, bPoeAtr1.hap1, whole genome shotgun sequence DNA window includes the following coding sequences:
- the LOC131590193 gene encoding uncharacterized protein LOC131590193 → MNPNFRRDRPELLLRIKRRTRANRQRLAAGLEVRSRQPSRLQRPSTDRSLPAFPTGQPPRAAPLRQKHDAASPENSELPPGPSKRSAGAQESEASPAAAKKVCATSGLVGASPVEPSRELIQRFNLRKLTVPLVRLDLKRHPELMVHLTPVDREAACRALGHSNSCSSSQQHSPACEPSAPSCQKRSAASPEDSELPAGPSRTSPDPQGREASPARAKKVFAPSAPGVSSGKPGTHKFQFQPQLITPAFPAHHQSTSVASPKSSSCTSPEQHLPANIPSAAPGTSVPSAPAGSAGYAAWRAPSWVWSTPGEEELPPLDLDLVLETLEEMLSPPLPERSPSAQVNPSVARGSSGGEAVNKAAAEGALPAGRSCVNVCQEPEELDIHVIYLARRAALRGKKDQRESL, encoded by the exons ATGAACCCAAACTTCCGCCGCGATCGCCCCGAGCTCCTGCTCCGCATCAAACGCCGGACCAGGGCCAACAGGCAGAGACTGGCCGCGGGGCTGGAGGTGCGTAGCCGCCAGCCCAGCCGCCTCCAGCGGCCCTCCACGGACCGGTCGctgcctgccttccccaccGGGCAGCCGCCCAGAGCCG ctcccttgcGCCAGAAGCACGATGCTGCCTCACCTGAGAattcagagctgcctccaggccCTTCCAAGAGAAGTGCAGGTGCTCAGGAGAGTGaggcttccccagcagctgccaagaaaGTCTGTGCCACCTCTGGACTTGTTGGAGCTTCACCAGTGGAACCATCAAGAGAGCTCATCCAGAGATTTAATCTTCGCAAGCTCACGGTTCCACTGGTTCGCCTGGACCTGAAACGCCATCCTGAGCTCATGGTTCACCTCACTCCAGTCGACCGTGAAGCTGCTTGCAGGGCCCTGGgacacagcaacagctgctcatcttctcagcagcacagcccagcctgcgaGCCATCAG ctccttcatGCCAGAAGCGCAGTGCTGCCTCCCCTGAGGATTCAGAGCTACCTGCAGGCCCTTCCAGGACAAGTCCAGATCCTCAAGGGCGTGAAGCTTCCCCAGCACGTGCCAAGAAAGTGTTTGCTCCATCTGCACCTGGGGTTTCATCAGGCAAGCCAGGCACACACAAATTTCaattccagccacagctcatcACTCCAGCATTTCCTGCGCACCATCAAAGCACTTCTGTGGCCTctccaaagagcagcagctgcacttctccagagcagcacttgCCAGCCAACATCCCATCAG CCGCCCCGGGCACTTCAGtccccagtgctccagctggcagtgctggttatGCAGCATGGAGAGCCCCAAGCTGGGTATGGAGTactcctggggaagaggaattgCCACCGCTGGATCTGGACCTTGTTCTGGAGACACTGGAGGAGATGCTTTCACCACCTCTGCCTGAAAggtctccctctgctcag gtcaATCCTAGTGTTGCCCGTGGCTCTTCAGGAGGGGAGGCTGTGaacaaggctgcagcagagggagctttgcctgctggcaggagctgtgtgaacGTTTGCCAGGAGCCCGAGGAGCTTG atATCCATGTGATCTACCTTGCCCGAAGGGCTGCCCTGCGTGGGAAGAAGGATCAGAGGGAGAGCCTGTGA